One window of Kosakonia cowanii JCM 10956 = DSM 18146 genomic DNA carries:
- a CDS encoding flagellin — MAVINTNTLSLMTQNNLTKSQSSLGTSIERLSSGLRINSAKDDAAGQAIANRFTSNINGLTVAARNANDGISLAQTAEGALSEVNNNLQRIRDLTVQAQNSSNSASDIDSIQAEVNQRMEEINRVTTQTDFNGIKVLNTGTGSSSYNFQVGSKDNETISISLSKSDSYNLYNATGATAVTTTQTINGNARSTSAEGFDVLKGTVDSTGGTNGAPLADIDAAIKAVDDQRSMLGASQNRFESTITNLNNTVSNLSAARSRIQDSDYATEVSNMSRAQILQQAGSSVLAQANQVPQTMLSLLR, encoded by the coding sequence ATGGCTGTTATTAATACTAACACCCTGTCGCTGATGACCCAGAACAACCTGACTAAATCACAGTCTTCTCTGGGCACCTCGATTGAGCGTCTCTCTTCCGGTCTGCGTATCAACAGTGCAAAAGATGATGCTGCTGGTCAGGCGATCGCCAACCGTTTCACCTCTAACATCAATGGTCTTACCGTTGCTGCCCGTAACGCCAACGACGGTATCTCCCTGGCGCAGACTGCTGAAGGCGCGCTGAGCGAAGTGAACAACAACCTGCAGCGTATCCGTGACCTGACCGTTCAGGCACAGAACAGCTCCAACTCCGCGTCCGATATCGACTCCATCCAGGCTGAAGTTAACCAGCGTATGGAAGAGATCAACCGCGTAACCACCCAGACCGACTTCAACGGCATTAAAGTGCTGAACACCGGTACCGGTTCAAGCAGCTATAACTTCCAGGTTGGTTCTAAAGATAACGAAACTATCTCCATCAGCCTGAGCAAGTCTGACTCCTACAACCTGTATAACGCCACTGGTGCAACTGCGGTAACCACCACCCAGACCATCAACGGTAACGCGCGTTCTACTTCTGCTGAAGGCTTCGACGTACTGAAAGGTACCGTTGACTCCACTGGCGGTACCAACGGTGCTCCGCTGGCAGATATCGATGCGGCCATCAAAGCAGTTGACGATCAGCGCAGCATGCTGGGTGCCTCCCAGAACCGTTTCGAATCCACCATCACTAACCTGAACAACACCGTGAGCAACCTGTCAGCGGCACGCAGCCGTATTCAGGACTCCGACTACGCGACGGAAGTGTCGAACATGTCCCGCGCGCAGATCCTGCAGCAGGCTGGTTCTTCCGTGCTGGCGCAGGCCAACCAGGTTCCGCAGACCATGCTGTCCCTGCTGCGTTAA
- a CDS encoding flagellin produces MAVINTNTLSLMTQNNLTKSQSSLGTSIERLSSGLRINSAKDDAAGQAIANRFTSNINGLTVAARNANDGISLAQTAEGALSEVNNNLQRIRDLTVQAQNSSNSASDIDSIQAEVNQRMEEINRVTTQTDFNGIKVLNTGTGSSSYSFQVGSKDSETISISLTKSDSYNLYNATGATAQTTGQTINGNKRSTAAEGFDVLKGTVDASGSTDGSPLADIDKAIKAVDDQRSLLGASQNRFESTITNLNNTVSNLSAARSRIQDSDYATEVSNMSRAQILQQAGSSVLAQANQVPQTMLSLLR; encoded by the coding sequence ATGGCTGTTATTAATACTAACACCCTGTCGCTGATGACCCAGAACAACCTGACTAAATCACAGTCTTCTCTGGGCACCTCGATTGAGCGTCTCTCTTCCGGTCTGCGTATCAACAGCGCGAAAGACGATGCTGCTGGTCAGGCGATCGCGAACCGCTTTACTTCTAACATCAACGGCCTGACCGTTGCTGCCCGTAACGCCAACGACGGTATCTCTCTGGCACAGACCGCTGAAGGCGCGCTGAGCGAAGTGAACAACAACCTGCAGCGTATCCGTGACCTGACCGTTCAGGCGCAGAACAGCTCCAACTCCGCATCTGACATCGACTCCATCCAGGCTGAAGTTAACCAGCGTATGGAAGAGATCAACCGCGTGACCACCCAGACCGACTTCAACGGCATTAAAGTGCTGAACACCGGTACGGGCTCAAGCAGCTACAGCTTCCAGGTCGGTTCTAAAGATAGCGAAACTATCTCCATCAGCCTGACCAAGTCTGACTCCTACAACCTGTACAATGCGACTGGTGCAACAGCGCAGACTACCGGCCAGACCATCAACGGCAACAAACGTTCTACTGCCGCTGAAGGCTTCGACGTACTGAAAGGTACTGTTGATGCGTCCGGTAGCACTGATGGTAGCCCGCTGGCGGATATCGATAAGGCCATCAAAGCGGTTGACGATCAGCGCAGCCTGCTGGGTGCGTCCCAGAACCGTTTCGAGTCCACCATCACTAACCTGAACAACACCGTGAGCAACCTGTCAGCTGCCCGCAGCCGTATTCAGGACTCCGACTATGCGACGGAAGTGTCGAACATGTCCCGCGCGCAGATCCTGCAGCAGGCCGGTTCTTCCGTGCTGGCGCAGGCCAACCAGGTTCCGCAGACCATGCTGTCCCTGCTGCGTTAA
- a CDS encoding flagellin, translated as MAVINTNTLSLMTQNNLTKSQSSLGTSIERLSSGLRINSAKDDAAGQAIANRFTSNINGLGVAARNANDGISLAQTAEGALSEVNNNLQRIRDLTVQAQNSSNSASDIDSIQAEVNQRMEEINRVTTQTDFNGIKVLNTGTGSSSYSFQVGAKDNETISISLTKSDSYNLYNATGATAATTGQTINGNKRATAAEGFDVLKGTVDASGKTNGAPLADIDAAIKAVDDQRSLLGASQNRFESTITNLNNTVSNLSAARSRIQDSDYATEVSNMSRAQILQQAGSSVLAQANQVPQTMLSLLR; from the coding sequence ATGGCTGTTATTAATACTAACACCCTGTCGCTGATGACCCAGAACAACCTGACTAAATCACAGTCTTCTCTGGGTACTTCTATTGAGCGTCTCTCTTCCGGTCTGCGTATCAACAGTGCAAAAGATGATGCTGCTGGTCAGGCAATCGCCAACCGCTTTACTTCCAACATCAATGGCCTGGGTGTTGCTGCCCGTAACGCCAACGACGGTATCTCTCTGGCGCAGACCGCTGAAGGCGCGCTGAGCGAAGTGAACAACAACCTGCAGCGTATCCGTGACCTGACCGTTCAGGCACAGAACAGCTCCAACTCCGCATCTGACATCGACTCCATCCAGGCTGAAGTTAACCAGCGTATGGAAGAGATCAACCGCGTAACCACCCAGACCGACTTCAACGGCATCAAAGTGCTGAACACCGGTACCGGTTCAAGCAGCTACAGCTTCCAGGTTGGCGCGAAAGATAACGAAACTATCTCCATCAGCCTGACCAAGTCTGACTCCTACAACCTGTACAACGCCACTGGCGCCACTGCAGCGACTACCGGCCAGACCATCAACGGCAACAAACGTGCCACCGCTGCTGAAGGCTTCGACGTACTGAAAGGTACCGTTGATGCGTCCGGTAAAACCAACGGTGCTCCGCTGGCAGATATCGATGCGGCCATCAAAGCGGTTGACGATCAGCGCAGCCTGCTGGGTGCCTCCCAGAACCGTTTCGAGTCCACCATCACTAACCTGAACAACACCGTGAGCAACCTGTCAGCTGCCCGCAGCCGTATTCAGGACTCCGACTATGCGACGGAAGTGTCGAACATGTCCCGCGCGCAGATCCTGCAGCAGGCCGGTTCTTCCGTGCTGGCACAGGCCAACCAGGTTCCGCAGACCATGCTGTCCCTGCTGCGTTAA
- a CDS encoding flagellin — protein MAVINTNTLSLMTQNNLTKSQSSLGTSIERLSSGLRINSAKDDAAGQAIANRFTSNINGLTVAARNANDGISLAQTAEGALSEINNNLQRIRDLTVQAQNSSNSASDIDSIQAEVNQRMEEVNRVTTQTDFNGIKVLNTGTGSSSYSFQVGAKDSETISISLTKSDSYNLYNATGATAATTGQTINGNKRSTAAEGFDVLKGTVDASGNTDGSPLADIDKAIKAVDDQRSLLGASQNRFESTITNLNNTVSNLSAARSRIQDSDYATEVSNMSRAQILQQAGSSVLAQANQVPQTMLSLLR, from the coding sequence ATGGCTGTTATTAATACTAACACCCTGTCGCTGATGACTCAGAACAACCTGACTAAATCTCAGTCTTCTCTGGGTACATCTATTGAGCGCCTGTCTTCCGGCCTGCGTATTAACAGTGCTAAAGATGATGCCGCGGGCCAGGCAATTGCCAACCGCTTTACTTCTAACATCAATGGCCTGACCGTTGCTGCCCGTAACGCCAACGACGGTATCTCTCTGGCACAGACCGCTGAAGGCGCGCTGAGCGAAATTAACAACAACCTGCAGCGTATCCGTGACCTGACCGTTCAGGCGCAGAACAGCTCCAACTCCGCGTCTGACATCGACTCCATCCAGGCTGAAGTTAACCAGCGTATGGAAGAAGTGAACCGCGTGACCACCCAGACCGACTTCAACGGCATCAAAGTGCTGAACACCGGTACCGGTTCAAGCAGCTACAGCTTCCAGGTTGGCGCGAAAGATAGCGAAACTATCTCCATCAGCCTGACCAAGTCTGACTCCTACAACCTGTACAATGCGACCGGTGCAACCGCAGCGACTACCGGCCAGACCATCAACGGCAACAAACGTTCTACTGCCGCTGAAGGCTTCGACGTACTGAAAGGTACCGTTGATGCGTCCGGTAACACTGATGGTAGCCCGCTGGCGGATATCGATAAGGCCATCAAAGCGGTTGACGATCAGCGCAGCCTGCTGGGTGCCTCCCAGAACCGTTTTGAGTCCACCATCACTAACCTGAACAACACCGTGAGCAACCTGTCAGCGGCCCGCAGCCGTATTCAGGACTCCGACTATGCGACCGAAGTGTCGAACATGTCCCGCGCGCAGATCCTGCAGCAGGCCGGTTCTTCCGTGCTGGCGCAGGCCAACCAGGTTCCGCAGACTATGCTGTCCCTGCTGCGTTAA
- the fliD gene encoding flagellar filament capping protein FliD — protein MATISSLGAGTSLDLNTLYDNLQTAEQTKLTPIASQQSSYKAKLTAWGVVQTSLNKLQTAADALKNTSAIAGTKVSSTNTAFTATLANTASAGTYSIEVSALAASQSLLSPKVASKDTDLGDQSLDSRTITITQPGQKDPLTVTLDKDKTSLADMRDAINAKQGSVTASIIKADDNSYYLALTSRDSGTTNQMTITTNDAELAKYVSYDSTNTGSASNVMTQQVAASDAKVKINGIDITRSSNKITDAPEGVTLTLNKLTTGTPETLSVTKDNAPMTAAIQAYVDAYNSLQTTIGNQTKYTAVDQGSDKQNTSNGDLLGDGTLRNIQTRLRSQLSTSQAGNDSFSVLSQLGITQDVSGKLTVDSTKLEKAMNEKSADVVTFLSGDGKTTGFATQASNLLKDILGSKGSIQNATDGINKTLKRLDTQYKAVSDQITATMARYKAQFTSLSQLVSSMTSTGNYLTQQFNAMS, from the coding sequence ATGGCAACTATTAGTTCACTCGGCGCAGGCACCAGCCTGGATCTCAATACGTTGTATGACAATTTGCAGACGGCTGAACAGACCAAGCTGACGCCAATTGCGTCTCAGCAGTCCTCTTACAAAGCCAAGCTGACGGCCTGGGGCGTGGTGCAAACCTCCCTCAACAAACTGCAAACGGCGGCGGATGCACTGAAAAATACCTCGGCGATCGCAGGGACGAAAGTGTCGAGCACTAACACCGCGTTTACTGCCACGCTTGCTAACACAGCGTCGGCGGGGACGTACTCTATTGAAGTATCCGCGCTGGCGGCGTCACAGTCTCTGCTGAGCCCGAAAGTGGCCAGTAAAGATACCGATTTAGGCGACCAGAGCCTCGACTCGCGCACGATTACCATCACGCAGCCGGGTCAAAAAGATCCGCTGACGGTAACACTGGATAAAGATAAAACCAGCCTCGCGGACATGCGTGATGCGATTAACGCCAAACAGGGCAGCGTCACCGCCAGTATCATCAAAGCGGACGATAACAGTTACTACCTGGCGCTGACCTCACGCGACAGTGGCACCACCAACCAGATGACCATCACCACCAATGATGCGGAACTGGCGAAGTACGTTAGCTATGATTCAACCAACACCGGCAGTGCCAGCAATGTGATGACGCAGCAGGTGGCGGCAAGCGATGCGAAAGTCAAAATTAACGGTATCGATATCACCCGTAGCAGCAACAAGATCACCGATGCGCCGGAAGGCGTAACGCTGACGCTGAATAAGCTGACTACCGGTACGCCGGAAACGCTGTCGGTAACGAAAGATAACGCACCGATGACCGCAGCGATCCAGGCGTATGTTGATGCGTATAACTCGCTGCAAACCACCATTGGTAACCAGACCAAATACACGGCGGTAGATCAGGGCAGTGACAAACAGAACACCTCAAACGGCGATCTGCTGGGTGACGGTACGCTGCGTAACATTCAGACGCGTCTGCGCTCTCAGCTCTCTACATCGCAGGCGGGGAATGACAGTTTTTCTGTATTGTCGCAGTTGGGGATTACCCAGGATGTGAGCGGTAAGCTGACCGTGGACAGCACCAAGCTTGAAAAAGCAATGAATGAAAAATCCGCCGATGTGGTGACGTTCCTCTCCGGCGATGGCAAAACCACAGGCTTTGCGACTCAGGCGAGCAACCTGCTGAAAGATATTCTGGGCAGTAAAGGTAGCATCCAGAATGCGACCGACGGCATTAACAAAACCCTGAAGCGCCTGGATACGCAATACAAAGCGGTGAGTGACCAGATTACGGCCACCATGGCACGCTACAAAGCGCAGTTCACCAGTTTGAGCCAGTTAGTCTCCTCCATGACATCAACAGGGAACTATCTGACACAACAGTTTAATGCAATGAGTTAA
- the fliS gene encoding flagellar export chaperone FliS, producing MYTKSGIQAYAQVGVESAVMSASPHQLVVLLFDGALSAMKKAAILIEQGDIPGKGQALTKAINIINNGLRAGLDHEVGGDLTANLDSLYDYMTRRLLQANLHNDLAAIDEVTLLLSNIADAWKEIGPTHQNARDTY from the coding sequence ATGTATACGAAATCGGGAATTCAGGCTTATGCTCAGGTCGGCGTCGAAAGCGCCGTGATGAGCGCGAGCCCGCATCAACTCGTGGTATTGCTTTTTGATGGCGCGTTAAGCGCCATGAAAAAAGCCGCGATCCTGATTGAGCAGGGAGATATCCCCGGTAAAGGACAGGCGCTTACAAAGGCAATTAATATCATTAACAACGGATTGCGTGCGGGTCTCGACCATGAAGTCGGTGGCGATCTCACGGCAAACCTGGACAGTCTTTATGACTACATGACACGACGTCTTTTACAGGCAAATCTCCATAATGACCTCGCCGCTATTGATGAAGTCACCCTGTTGCTGAGCAATATTGCTGATGCCTGGAAAGAGATTGGCCCCACTCATCAAAACGCGCGGGACACTTACTAA
- the fliT gene encoding flagella biosynthesis regulatory protein FliT has protein sequence MEANLGLVHHYQQLLATSRTMLNLAKEGHWDELINYELGYVTSVEKLTQFQDSSEAAPHVQAQIRPMLKQILDNEVLLKTLLHQRMDELRTLVGQSSRQHNLNSTYGRLSGNILFPNEM, from the coding sequence ATGGAAGCAAATCTCGGGTTGGTCCACCACTATCAGCAACTGTTGGCCACCAGCCGTACCATGCTCAACCTTGCTAAGGAAGGGCATTGGGACGAACTTATCAACTACGAACTGGGGTACGTTACCTCAGTTGAGAAGTTGACACAGTTCCAGGACTCGAGCGAAGCAGCGCCTCATGTGCAGGCGCAAATTCGCCCGATGCTCAAGCAAATCCTGGATAATGAAGTGTTATTGAAGACATTGTTACACCAGCGAATGGACGAGCTGAGGACATTGGTTGGTCAATCCTCCCGACAACATAACCTGAATTCGACATATGGACGTCTTTCCGGAAATATTCTCTTCCCCAATGAGATGTAA
- the yedD gene encoding lipoprotein YedD has translation MKKRMILGAMLLLSGCVQVDNYQAVVKHPAPAGLAGYWQSTGPQSSLVSPEAIASLIVTPQGDTLDCRQWQRVIAVPGKLMLDGDKFYNVTQKLDVYRLNQEGNTLEFDGLTLSRTDKPTVECQQALEKAGLDINR, from the coding sequence ATGAAAAAGCGTATGATTCTCGGCGCGATGCTGCTGCTGAGCGGCTGCGTGCAGGTGGATAACTATCAGGCGGTGGTGAAGCACCCGGCGCCCGCAGGATTAGCGGGTTACTGGCAATCAACGGGGCCGCAGAGCAGCCTGGTCAGCCCGGAGGCGATCGCCAGCCTGATTGTGACGCCGCAGGGCGATACTCTTGATTGCCGCCAGTGGCAGCGCGTAATCGCGGTTCCTGGCAAACTGATGCTGGATGGCGATAAATTCTATAACGTCACGCAGAAGCTGGATGTCTATCGTTTAAATCAGGAAGGCAATACGCTGGAGTTTGATGGGCTGACGCTGTCGCGCACCGATAAACCGACCGTGGAGTGCCAGCAGGCGCTGGAGAAAGCGGGTCTGGATATTAACCGCTAG
- the yedE gene encoding selenium metabolism membrane protein YedE/FdhT, translating into MSWQHFKDRFLIKFWSPVPAVIAAGILSTYYFGITGTFWAVTGEFTRWGGQLLQLAGVHTEEWGYFKIIHLEGTPLTRIDGMMIIGMFGGCFAAALWANNVKLRMPQNRIRIAQAIVGGIIAGFGARLAMGCNLAAFFTGIPQFSLHAWFFAIATAIGSWFGARFTLLPLFRIPVKMQKVTAASPLTQKPDQAKRRFRLGMLVFIGMLGWALLTAMNQPKLGLAMLFGVGFGLLIERAQICFTSAFRDMWITGRTMMAKAIIFGMAASAIGIFSYVQLGLEAKIMWAGPNAVLGGLLFGFGIVLAGGCETGWMYRAVEGQVHYWWVGLGNVIGSTILAYFWDDLAPTLATSWDKINLLNTFGPLGGLLVTYLLLLAAFLFVVGWEKQFFRRQKPAANPAKEPA; encoded by the coding sequence ATGTCATGGCAACACTTCAAAGACCGCTTCCTTATTAAGTTCTGGTCTCCTGTTCCGGCGGTGATCGCGGCCGGTATTCTCTCTACCTACTATTTCGGCATTACCGGCACCTTCTGGGCGGTGACCGGCGAGTTTACCCGCTGGGGCGGTCAGTTATTGCAACTGGCCGGAGTGCACACCGAAGAGTGGGGCTACTTCAAAATAATTCACCTCGAGGGCACGCCGTTGACGCGCATCGACGGCATGATGATTATCGGCATGTTCGGCGGCTGTTTTGCCGCTGCGCTGTGGGCTAATAATGTGAAACTGCGTATGCCGCAGAACCGCATCCGCATCGCGCAGGCGATTGTTGGCGGCATTATTGCTGGCTTTGGCGCGCGCCTGGCGATGGGCTGTAACCTTGCGGCCTTCTTTACCGGGATCCCACAGTTCTCCCTGCACGCCTGGTTTTTTGCCATCGCCACGGCAATTGGCTCCTGGTTCGGCGCGCGCTTTACCCTGCTGCCGCTGTTCCGCATTCCGGTGAAGATGCAGAAAGTCACTGCCGCCTCGCCGCTCACCCAGAAGCCCGATCAGGCGAAGCGCCGTTTTCGTCTTGGTATGCTGGTGTTTATTGGCATGCTCGGCTGGGCGCTGTTAACGGCGATGAATCAGCCGAAGCTGGGGCTGGCAATGCTGTTCGGCGTGGGCTTTGGTCTGCTGATTGAGCGAGCGCAAATCTGCTTTACCTCGGCGTTCCGCGATATGTGGATCACCGGGCGCACGATGATGGCGAAGGCGATCATCTTTGGCATGGCGGCGAGCGCCATCGGCATTTTCAGCTATGTGCAGCTGGGGCTGGAAGCGAAAATCATGTGGGCCGGCCCCAATGCGGTGCTCGGCGGTCTGCTGTTCGGTTTTGGTATTGTGCTCGCGGGCGGGTGTGAAACGGGCTGGATGTACCGCGCCGTTGAAGGCCAGGTGCACTACTGGTGGGTCGGGCTGGGTAACGTGATTGGCTCAACCATCCTGGCGTATTTCTGGGACGATCTCGCGCCGACGCTTGCCACCAGTTGGGACAAAATCAACCTGCTTAACACCTTCGGGCCGCTCGGCGGTCTGCTGGTCACCTATCTTCTGTTACTGGCCGCGTTTCTCTTTGTGGTCGGCTGGGAGAAACAGTTCTTCCGCCGCCAGAAACCTGCCGCCAACCCTGCCAAGGAGCCTGCATGA
- the yedF gene encoding sulfurtransferase-like selenium metabolism protein YedF produces the protein MSIVPDYRLDMSGEPCPYPAVATLEAMPQLKKGEILEVVSDCPQSINNIPLDARNHGYTVLDIQQDGPTIRYLIQK, from the coding sequence ATGAGCATTGTGCCTGATTACCGTCTCGATATGAGCGGCGAACCCTGCCCCTACCCGGCGGTCGCCACCCTTGAAGCGATGCCGCAGTTGAAAAAAGGGGAAATTCTTGAAGTGGTCAGCGACTGCCCGCAGTCGATTAACAACATTCCGCTCGATGCGCGCAACCACGGCTACACGGTGCTGGATATTCAGCAGGATGGGCCAACCATCCGTTATCTGATTCAGAAGTAG
- the fliE gene encoding flagellar hook-basal body complex protein FliE yields the protein MMAIQGIESVVSQLQATAGVARAQSVESEPSISFAGQLHAALDRISDTQNAARVQAEKFTLGEPGVALNDVMTDLQKSSISLQMGIQVRNKLVSAYQDIMNMQL from the coding sequence ATAATGGCTATACAGGGCATTGAGAGCGTTGTCAGTCAGCTGCAGGCAACTGCAGGTGTTGCGCGTGCTCAGAGCGTGGAGAGCGAACCGTCTATCAGCTTCGCCGGGCAACTGCACGCGGCGCTGGATCGCATCAGCGACACGCAGAACGCCGCACGTGTACAGGCGGAGAAATTTACGCTTGGCGAGCCGGGCGTGGCGCTGAATGACGTGATGACCGATTTGCAGAAATCATCGATCTCGCTGCAGATGGGCATTCAGGTGCGTAACAAACTGGTTTCTGCTTACCAGGACATTATGAATATGCAGCTGTAG
- the fliF gene encoding flagellar basal-body MS-ring/collar protein FliF — translation MSATATTAPQNKSLEWINRLRANPKIPLMVAAAAACAIIVAMVLWAKSPDYRTLYSNLSDQDGGAIVTQLTQMNIPYRFADGSGAIEVPADKVHELRLRLAQQGLPKGGAAGFELLDQEKFGISQFSEQVNYQRALEGELARTIETLGPVKGARIHLAMPKPSLFVREQKSPSASVTVNLQPGRALDDGQISAIVHLVSSAVAGLPPGNVTVVDQSGRLLTQSGVAGRDLNDAQLKYTADVESRVQRRIEAILGPIVGNGNVHAQVTAQLDFASKEQTEEQYAPNGGDPAQAVLRSRQVNSSEQIGGQYPGGVPGALSNQPAPANSAPITTPQNGQNGQQNAQGQQQGQQTTSTNTASSGPRNTTHNETNNYEVDRTIRHTKMNVGDVQRLSVAVVVNYRTLADGKTAALTADQLKQIEDLTREAMGYTEKRGDTLNVVNSPFNMTEDVGGELPFWQQQSFIDQLMTAGRWLLVLIVAFILWRKAVRPQLVRRQEEAKAVQEAAQTRNEIEESVEVRLSKDEQQQQRRSNQRLSAEVMSQRIREMSDNDPRVVALVIRQWMSNEHEQ, via the coding sequence ATGAGTGCGACTGCAACAACTGCACCGCAGAATAAATCTCTTGAGTGGATCAACCGCTTACGCGCGAACCCAAAAATTCCGTTGATGGTGGCCGCGGCAGCAGCCTGCGCCATCATTGTCGCTATGGTGCTGTGGGCGAAATCGCCGGATTACCGCACCCTTTATAGCAACCTGTCCGATCAGGACGGCGGTGCCATCGTTACCCAGTTAACGCAGATGAATATCCCTTACCGCTTTGCTGACGGCAGCGGCGCGATTGAAGTGCCCGCTGACAAGGTGCACGAGCTGCGCCTGCGTCTCGCCCAGCAAGGTCTGCCGAAAGGCGGCGCGGCGGGTTTTGAACTGCTGGATCAAGAGAAGTTTGGTATCAGCCAGTTCAGCGAGCAAGTTAACTACCAGCGCGCGCTGGAAGGCGAACTGGCCCGCACTATCGAAACCCTCGGTCCGGTAAAAGGCGCACGTATTCACCTGGCGATGCCAAAACCGTCACTGTTCGTGCGTGAGCAGAAATCCCCGTCCGCGTCGGTCACGGTCAATTTACAACCGGGTCGTGCGCTGGATGATGGTCAGATCAGCGCTATCGTTCACCTGGTCTCCAGCGCCGTTGCTGGCCTGCCGCCGGGCAACGTGACCGTTGTCGATCAGAGCGGTCGCCTGCTGACGCAGTCTGGCGTTGCCGGTCGCGATCTGAATGACGCGCAGCTGAAATACACCGCCGATGTCGAAAGCCGTGTGCAGCGTCGTATCGAAGCAATCCTCGGCCCTATCGTCGGTAACGGTAATGTTCACGCTCAGGTGACTGCCCAGCTGGATTTCGCCAGCAAAGAGCAGACTGAAGAGCAGTACGCGCCGAACGGCGGTGACCCGGCACAAGCAGTGCTGCGTTCACGCCAGGTTAACAGCAGCGAGCAGATTGGTGGTCAGTATCCGGGCGGCGTGCCTGGCGCACTCTCCAACCAGCCGGCTCCGGCTAACTCTGCGCCGATTACTACGCCGCAGAATGGTCAGAACGGCCAGCAGAATGCGCAGGGCCAGCAGCAGGGTCAGCAGACGACCTCGACCAATACCGCCTCAAGCGGCCCGCGTAATACTACGCATAATGAAACGAACAACTACGAAGTTGATCGCACCATTCGTCACACCAAGATGAATGTTGGCGATGTGCAGCGCCTCTCCGTCGCCGTGGTGGTGAACTACCGCACGCTGGCGGATGGCAAAACTGCCGCACTGACTGCCGATCAGCTGAAACAGATTGAAGATTTAACCCGCGAAGCGATGGGTTACACCGAGAAACGCGGTGACACGCTGAACGTCGTGAACTCGCCGTTCAACATGACCGAAGATGTCGGTGGTGAGCTTCCGTTCTGGCAACAGCAGTCGTTTATCGACCAGCTGATGACCGCAGGTCGCTGGTTACTGGTACTGATTGTCGCCTTCATCCTGTGGCGTAAAGCGGTCCGTCCGCAGCTGGTTCGCCGCCAGGAAGAAGCGAAAGCGGTGCAGGAAGCGGCACAAACGCGTAACGAAATTGAAGAGTCCGTGGAAGTACGCCTCAGCAAAGATGAGCAACAGCAGCAGCGCCGCAGTAATCAGCGTCTGAGCGCCGAGGTCATGAGCCAGCGTATTCGCGAAATGTCAGATAACGATCCGCGCGTCGTGGCGCTGGTCATTCGCCAGTGGATGAGTAATGAACATGAGCAATAA